Proteins encoded by one window of Rutidosis leptorrhynchoides isolate AG116_Rl617_1_P2 chromosome 7, CSIRO_AGI_Rlap_v1, whole genome shotgun sequence:
- the LOC139858277 gene encoding F-box protein CPR1-like — MSDSANQMCALNQLPHDLIESILPLLPPKSLGRFKSVSKGWNSLISSPNFIKSHILNYTKNNPNLNPTHLILVSEDCESLYSLELAQLNTLTTVTAKSLNFQVPMFQILGSCNGLLLCYDFDYNLCLVNPIARMTFEVPESGRERHNDLYGFGYDSSTDDYKVISISRMSDSNSDSYSIFVSVYSLRNNSWNMSLSNLPYYVDCPELSRVPLLHNNLHWLVTTRQLKDTIFVFSLADEKFHEIGLPDSTNYVQWDFSELRVLDGKLVVVMRAKTYASEWINELWVMEEYGVPESWTKRCVLEEDMRTEFEFFAQVSNRDILLATKCMDEISISKYDMDEKRFTSITVEGCQEEFLVYGTYVETLESLERFR; from the coding sequence ATGTCGGACTCAGCTAATCAAATGTGTGCCCTAAACCAGCTTCCACATGATCTAATTGAATCAATTCTTCCTCTTCTACCACCCAAATCTCTAGGTCGTTTCAAATCGGTTTCAAAAGGATGGAACTCACTGATTTccagtcccaattttatcaaatccCACATTCTTAACTACACCAAAAACAACCCCAATCTTAACCCCACTCACCTGATTTTAGTTTCGGAAGATTGTGAGTCTCTCTACTCTCTGGAACTAGCACAACTTAATACCCTAACCACAGTAACCGCTAAAAGCCTGAATTTTCAGGTACCAATGTTTCAGATTCTAGGGTCTTGCAACGGACTTCTTTTATGCTATGATTTTGATTATAACCTTTGTTTAGTAAATCCAATCGCACGAATGACCTTTGAAGTTCCAGAATCTGGTAGAGAACGTCACAATGATTTGTATGGATTTGGTTATGATTCTTCTACCGATGATTATAAAGTAATCTCCATTTCTCGTATGAGCGATTCTAATTCTGATTCTTACAGCATATTTGTAAGCGTGTATAGTCTACGCAACAATTCCTGGAACATGTCATTGTCTAATTTACCTTACTATGTTGATTGTCCTGAACTTTCAAGGGTACCACTTTTACACAATAATCTTCACTGGTTAGTAACAACTAGACAATTAAAAGATACTATTTTTGTATTTAGCTTAGCGGATGAAAAATTTCATGAGATTGGGTTACCTGATTCAACTAATTATGTTCAATGGGATTTTTCTGAGCTCCGTGTTCTTGATGGGAAATTAGTTGTTGTTATGCGTGCTAAAACTTATGCTTCTGAATGGATTAATGAATTATGGGTGATGGAGGAGTATGGGGTTCCCGAGTCTTGGACTAAACGTTGTGTTCTTGAAGAAGATATGAGGACAGAATTTGAATTCTTTGCTCAAGTTAGTAATCGGGATATTTTGTTGGCCACAAAGTGTATGGATGAAATTTCTATTTCTAAATACGATATGGATGAAAAAAGATTCACAAGTATAACAGTTGAAGGGTGCCAAGAAGAATTCTTAGTGTATGGTACGTATGTTGAAACTCTTGAATCGCTTGAACGTTTCCGTTAG